CCCTCAAGGATTGCATCCTTCACCTGCTttccaataacaaaaataaaaacaaccacAAACAGCTAATGAGGATCAACAATGTACATTTCTATTTTACAAGGAACTtaacaaaatgaagaaattctCGTTCACCTTTTCCAAAGCGCATTTAGGCATAGAAGCTCTTTTATGCATAATGAAAGGGTGAGTATCCCATTTCAATCTCCCCGGTCCAGCCCTTTTCAGATCTGATACCGATGTCTAACAAACAAGAAACCATGTCAAAACATCTCAAATATAGCCCACTTGAATAACAAGTTTTTATACTATAAGTGCTGCTTCAAATCCAAATTGCTTACAGGTGAAAGCTGAAATTGTAAACAGAATCACCTCTTGCAATATTGATTGAAGTACATCTTCACAACTCTCTGACAAATCAAATGTGACTTTGGGTTCTTTAGAAGGAACGTCATTCGTGGTTCCATtattatgacaaaaaaaatcctcTAAGCATCTCAAAGCAACCATTTCCCTAGTGTTTTTCCTCAAATCTTCAGGTATTTTCGGAGCCGCCTCAATCAAATCTGGAACAAATTGAACACAACATAACATCTCAACCACCCACCAAAAGAACCAATCAAAACAACTCACCTACACCACATTTCATTTCAAAGCATATAACTCGCATTTCTTACGCGAGAACATAAAGGGGAAAAAATGGATAAATTCGAGAATGCTGTACACATACCGTGTAAAATCGAGGCCTCTATTTCAGGAAAACTTGCCAGATACTCAATTACCCAATGCCACGCAAGTGTCGTAGCCGAGCTAGAAGGGTCATCCATCCAAGCCTGCTTTTTCAacattcaacaacaacaacaaaaatcatagtgattaaacaataatttcacataatataaataaactaacCATAAACTAGGGTTTCAGCTAATTTAAAGAATGCGAACCCTACCGTGTGAGGGTGTACAGAGAGTAGAGCCAGAAACTAGAAATCGATAGGGAGGAGTAAAACCCTAATTTGATTGTTTGGTTTAAGAGATTGGATCCTGCTCGGGACTCAGGGTCTAATCaagttaaaatatatcattttgaattgaaattgacACTGTCGCATCTCCCTTAGATTTTACTAGGTTAAAATAAGTAACAAGTTGAGTTATCAAGTCATCTAAATTTGACTTCAAAATGGTTCCCAAAAGAACTTGTCTTGAGCCATATATTATATCACAAACCCCAAAATCAAGTTCAgctagaatttaattttaaaaaaaaaaattaattttttatatttttagatttgattttagaaataaattttataaattaaaaaaatatattgttttaatatatttctaaaaataaaaataaacataaacattATTTTCCGAGGAGGGATCTTGCCCAAATCAAGATCGTGCATAAACATATATTATCCTCTGAGTTGCGGGTGGAAAATGAGGATGGAATATCCATTCTTTTCTATCTTCAAAAAATCTTTCCAGGTATATCTTTTTTTTGCTGTTCTACCCTGTAAAATATCTCTCAGCTCCCTCTCTGTCGTGAggaattttttccattttgtcAGTATCAGTTTTCTTTACCATATTATATGATTGGCATCTGATAATCTCCTTTGTTCATAGGCGAGAATCTTTGTTTTCCTCCAGATGAATGGGAGAATTTCTTGGAGCGGATTGGCAGAGCAGAGTCTACCGGGGATGCAGATCTTCAAGAAAATTCCAGTGATTGATTCCTTGGAGCTTAGGATCTGGGCATCTTATCGTGGACAGACTCTAGCTGGGACTGGTtagaattcttttaattttgaattcggGAGAAGAGGATGCACAAAGGTCATCTTGTATTTCTTAACCCTTAGCTCGGACTGGTTAGAATTCTATCAAGAAATAAACTCACAAAGATCATCTTGTATTTGCAGTGGTGGATGATTATTCTCAGACAAACTCTTCTACAGCACAAGGTTTTGAGTTGTCACGTGAAGCACGGGCACGAGCAGATTTGAAGTTCACTTGTCATCTCCTCCTCCGTGAGTCAAAGTTTATGACCTGCTGAATTTTCCTGGACAATTTCAACAAAATGGaactcttttatttgtttttgtttttgttttaggaGTTTCTCAATGTTCATATAGtgttttacatatttttaaaatattttttatttagttttaaattaatttttaaaaaattttatttgaatatgttgatattaaaaataaaaaaaattaattcaatatatttttaaataaaaaaaacaaaaaaaaaacaaatatatattctgAACAAAGTTAACCAACCTGAACatacctttttttcttaaaaataaaataaaataaaataaaataataatcccTTCTCCAGGtttctaataaaattatcatatatttttttggttctaaAAATTGGCAGTGAAGATTGTTCAGTTGCCAACCACCTATCCCTGCGCGCCTTATTATTCCAGAATCACATAGTTCTCTGAGTCTCACTCTCGTATCTCtcatttatcatttatttctattatgcgaattaatcatttaattaaaacctagttttgacaaaaataagttttattttcagTCCGACTCTAaacagaaatatttttaaaaactaatataaagtaaaatatatatatatacacacacacacacacttattAATATAAACAAGTAATGGTtgataaatcataaaactaCGACTAACAAAATCCAGAAGCCTAAGTTAACTTGGTAATAAATATGTTGGTCAAAAACTGAGAAGAACATCTATACATCATAATCCCAGCCAATCACTGGCAAATGTAGCTAATAAAATCTTATCTACTGGAACCAAGTATGAACAGCCCAGCAAGCAACACACAGACTCGCAACCCTTTCTTGTTCGCTGCTTAAATCTCTCACAAGGCAAACCTAAAACACCGTGCCGGAAATTGTAGCAAAATTTACAGATTATACTTTATATTTGAATCACGAGGAAGAAAAGGAGACCCAAATTATATAATCACATATTACTTGCAGCAAAATACATTCACAGGTTCCAGAACTGATCAATGGGAAAACGAAAGAAAGAGAgtattgatagaaaaatatatagccttgttcaatttattttccatccACATCAGATCCTGTCATTTCCAGGATCAGACtcggaaacaacaagaaaaagaaaaacccttaccagaagaagaagaagaagaagaactaattaaaaaagatgAGGTGAAACAGGCAGGTGGGAGGGGCAAATTAAGTCTCCCTgaacaagttaaaaatattgCGAAAGatactagaaaacacaacacgAATCCTGGGATAAGCCCTGACAGTGTACAAGGATGTCTGGCGAAAGAAGTCCTCGATGGTCTCCACGAAGAGGTTTAGAGATCGAATTGGCGGCACGTACAGAGTCAAAGGCATCGCCGAGAAGGCCACAGCGAAGAACAATTGTAGCATAGTTAGATTGATTGGCTGGTTGTTTGTTAAGCTTTGTTTTCTGTGTTCAAAACCCAAACAATGGAGTCGTTGGCTtcggagagggggagagagagagagagagagtttgtaTAGTATTTTGTGTGATGATGATTTAGTTTCAAGGCTGTGATTGGGAGATGATATCACTAATTTGATGATGAATTGATTTCTTTGTATATACAGGGAATGTTATGTGAATGTTTGTCATTATAGTAAGGGTCTCAGGATTGTGAGATATTTAAGAGCCGACACCACCAAGTAGatatttgttgggttttttttcacgaaaaaatatttcttatattataAAACCATTGTCGATGGAGCTATTCTctctatgattttatttttttttatctttgaactctatttctttACTATTTTATCATTGTACTTGATGTTTGTATTGATTTATGTGTTAggatttacttttatttgcatacCATATCTTATAGGTCTCTACAAATTTTGTCtgtgaattaataaaaaaattataaaatataattttagtttgttgttgaaaaaagaaagaagaaagaacaaggatataaaaaaaaacaggcatttcattttttattgttcaatagCTCGTAAGAAACTTtagtaaagttttaatattttacatatttCATCCTGTTGTTTCAAGATTCATGTTTGgattctaaactttattttatttacagtTTAGTTCTTAAATACTGAGAGATAAGAAAGaaagttattgaaaaaataaaaagaaatgagaaaaaacattcaattagCCACATTccacccataaaaaaaataattttagtctTAATGGattcgttttaaaaaaaaaaatcaattaaagtgGTTTTACCCTTCCAACATAATAGAAAAAAGCGGATCAAGATCCGTaaagtttgttttaatttggtttgacaatttattttttaagcgaTTAGATGGTTTTTTATACTTACAAATggtttatttaggtttttaggatgtttttgatgatttgtttttttgtgaaaatataCCCAAAATAgagaaatagattttttttgtttcaaaaactcGAAACATGATTTTCCGGTTATTAGAGGTGACCAAAAAATGAATCGATGGATGACATGTCatctacccaaaaaaaaaaaagaacaaggattaaaaaaaaaacaggcatttcattttttattgttcaatatCCCTAAGAAACTTtagtaaagttttaatattttacatatttGATTCCTGTTGTTTCaagatttatatttagattctaaactttattttatttacagtTTAGTCCTTGGATAATGagtaataagagaaaaaatcattgaaaaaacaaagataaatgagaaaaaacattcaattagCCACATTCCAcccataaaaaaagatttatcttagttttaatggattcatcttaaaaaaaattcaattaaagtgGTTTTACTCTTccaacatgataaaaaaaaaacagatcaaGATTCataaagtttcttttaatttggtttgacaatttattttttaagcaactagatagttttttatatttaaaaatggtttatttaggtttttaggattttttgataaaaaaattttgtgaaAACATACCCAAAATAGAGAGATAGatttttttgttccaaaaaCTCGAAACCTGTTTTTTCGGTTACTAGAGGTGACCAGAAATTAAATCAATGGATGACATGTCATCTATCCAAACAAATGATATGTTGTCcttggtatttaaaaaaaaatagacaaatgtCTTGTCAATtcatttttacatgtaaaaaaaaaaaaaccaaatgcgTTTGTGCTTTTTTCTTTTGCGTTAggggaaaaaatataatatccaAATCATTGGTTTAATTGGTAAATTAAAtagtatcattaaaaaaatacaacaataataaacaaacaaataagaaaatgacAACGAAAAAAAGTTCAAAGAACTTGATCTGAGTCAACCCAGATTATTAAACAACTTAATGatgaaggaaaaattaaaaaaaaaacaaagaaaccccAATTAAACTGAATTAACTTGCAAACTTTGTGACGATAAATATAAGATtttgataatctcataaaaaaaagcacatgaaaaaaagtttgaatacCAACTCCTAATAAACCAAATAAGAACaagataactccataaaaaataaaagaaaaaaagtgaagtTCAATCTCAagcaaataaaatgttgaaggataaaaattaaggaaaaaatataatttaaaaaggtaaaaaaaaactcaatctgaGACCACTTGGATTAAGATGCAAAATCTATGACGCAATCGTGATAACATGGTGAAtgcatttgaaagaaaattaaatgatatcatGAAGCTAAACTATCGAAGTAATGTTTAATGacacaaatgaaaaaagaaattttatttaaaaaaacaataaaaaaatatgtgtcaACCTAAGTTAATATATAAATCTCGTGATCATAGAAATCGTGAAATCCTTATTTaatcaaaaaacttaattcttttaaatttttttaatataggatTATTTTGATCTCGTGATCGGGATCGTGGATTTGAAAGGCTAACCCAAGTTGACTCGGAtcgatttttgtatttttttaattgattttttaattctatctttaaatatttggttggttgaaaattgtgtttcattaattattataatttttttataagtttatcacagtttcatgactcgagtcatgaatttaataggttaacccaCTAAGTTGATCCAATAGTTCATTATCTCAacatttctctttaaaaaatacaaatcaatgtctaaacaatatttttaaccgtggaaaattatttaatttaactcgTAGATAATGATAGGTATAAACTATAAGTTGGGAGTGTATGTGCCTGAGTTTGACGAACATACATGTTCAAgtacaaaaatgaaaagaaacttTAGGATCATTGATAAACTTGggtaagataaaaataaaataaaataaaaggatgtaATTACCTGAaatgtatttataattaaaaaaaataaaataaaaagaaatttaatatgtgATTGTTTTCCcaaatatctttataaaaaaaatgaacgtTTTTGTAGAATATTTTGGGAACCACGGACGGATCTGTGATCAAGCTTGAACCCATCAAACATCTCTCATTAGGAGGACTACAAGAATAAATAAACACCCTGTTGAAAGGAAAAGGATACAATGAACAATAGGGGTGTTGTAAAAGATGACCatttatgaattataaaaaaatatctcgttTTAGAGAATAAATCTGTCTTTTCTTTGCCGTGAtggctatattttttaattaattactgCAAAACACTAGATCCTCTGTATTTAGTGCCAAAGAAGGACCCTTTTAGTAAAAATGATCTTTGTAATTATTCGTTTAATTTTAGGCTTTTTTCCTGATTTTAAAAGAAGGTTCAATCTCCAAATCTATACATTAATATCAAGTGAATTGTATAATTCATTTGCTCTAAGACAAAACCATTTGAACCACATTGGCACATTGTAATTCAAATATTGACACGATTTCAAATATTAACACGGTTTCTCTCCAACATGACACTTCATAAGCGAGGAATAATAACATCGGGAGTAAAATGAATAGagtaaaaagtaattatgaaatatagattttttaaagatatattaaaataatatttttttattcattttaacaacttatatataaaaacgattcaaaaacaaaaaataaaaattcttttaaaaacatattcaatCACAATCTCAAGAAACTAGCACTAACACTATGTTAAATTATTCTTTGCCGGGAGGGATGGGAGGGGGGTACTTGCTCATCATGACAAGCACTTGGCAAGGTGCAATTGATTCGAGAAATGTCCACTAGCACGCTTCCAATCAAAATGTGGTTGggtctctaaattttttttttttttgggtggatCTCTAGTTAAAAACCTGGCGAGGATTAAGGACCACGCTTCTATTTTGAAAAATGCCCCCTTCTCACTCGATTGCATTTATTGACATTTTATACTTGTTCATGGGCTGAGCTAGGCTTGGTTCGGGCTGGGCTCAACAAGGAACAAGCGGCCCTcgggagaaaaagagagaga
The Populus nigra chromosome 3, ddPopNigr1.1, whole genome shotgun sequence genome window above contains:
- the LOC133688186 gene encoding uncharacterized protein LOC133688186 isoform X1 translates to MRMEYPFFSIFKKSFQARIFVFLQMNGRISWSGLAEQSLPGMQIFKKIPVIDSLELRIWASYRGQTLAGTVVDDYSQTNSSTAQGFELSREARARADLKFTCHLLLRESKFMTC
- the LOC133688186 gene encoding uncharacterized protein LOC133688186 isoform X2 yields the protein MRMEYPFFSIFKKSFQMNGRISWSGLAEQSLPGMQIFKKIPVIDSLELRIWASYRGQTLAGTVVDDYSQTNSSTAQGFELSREARARADLKFTCHLLLRESKFMTC